The DNA window CGAGTCGGAGTTCGGCTACATCGGTACGGCGTTCGGGTTGTCGTACGCGCTGGGACAGGTGCTGAGCGGCCGGTGGCTTGACCGCGTGGGCGTGCGGATGGGCTACGCTGTGGCGCTGGCGGCTTGGAGCATCGCGTCGATGCTGCACGCGGTGGCAAGGACGGCGGTCGGCTTCGGGTTCATGCGATCGCTGTTGGGATTGACCGAATCGCCGGCCTACCCCGCTGCGACCAAGACCCTCGCCGAGTGGTTCCCCAAGAAGGAGCGGGCACTGGCGATGGGTGTCGCCAACGCAGGCGCGAATGTGGGCGCGGTCATCGCGCCGATCGTCGTGCCGCTCATCGCGCTGCACTTCGGTTGGCGATCGGCGTTCGTGGTGACGGGTGCTGTCGGGCTCGTGTGGCTGCTTCTGTGGATTCCGCTGTATCGCCGACCCGAAGAGCACCCCAGGGTCAACGCCGCCGAACTGGCCCACATTAATTCCGATCCGCCGGAATCAACAGGCAAGATCCGCTGGGCGAGCCTCATCACCTACCGGCAGTCCTGGGCGTTCATGATTGGCAAGGCGGTGACCGATCCGGTCTGGTCGTTCTACCTGTTCTGGCTGCCTTCGTTCCTGAAGAAGAACCACAACATCACCGGAACCGATGTCATCCTGCCGATGGCCGTGGCGTACATCATGGCCGACGTCGGCAGTATCGCCGGGGGTTGGCTCAGCAGCACGCTGATGCACCGCGGCTGGGGCGTCAATTCGGCACGCAAGGTGACACTGCTGACGTGCGCGCTGATGGTCGTCCCGGTGATCGCGGCGGTCTACACGACGCACCTGTGGGTGGCCGTGATTCTGGTCGGCACGGCACTGGCGGCGCACCAGGGTTTCAGTTCGAACCTCTACACGCTCGTGTCGGATATGTTCCCCAAGCGAGCGGTGGCCTCCGTGGCCGGGCTTGGCGGCATGTGCGGGTATCTCGGGTTCGGCTTGTTCTCGGCTGTCACCGGAATCATCCTGGAGCGGAACGGTCAGAACTATACGCCGGTGTTCATCGTTTGCGGTCTGGCGTATCTGCTGGCGTTCGCGGCGATTCACCTGCTGGCGCCGAAACTGGAGCAGGCGGAGTTCCCGGAGGAGCCGGGTTTTGAAGTCGTGCCGCCGCCGCCGCGCTAACGACGTGGCCGGCTCGATACCAGGTCTGGTCTTCCGTCCCGAGTACCGATTTACCCCCGCCCCATGGAACAAAAGCCGCTGCCCATTCAGTATCAGGCCGCTGATGCCAACCTGCCGACTGCGATGCACGTCGTCGATCAGGAAGCGCTGGGCCGCGCCCGCCGCAAGGCCTACCTGCGGCTGCTGCCGCTGCTGTTTCTGTGCTACGTGATAGCATATGTCGACCGCACGAACGTCTCGATCGCCAAGCTGGAGATGACCAAGGCGCTTCCGGGATTCGACAACGCGGTGATCGGGCTGGGCGCGGGCATCTTCTTTCTCGGCTACTTCCTGCTGGAGATCCCCGGCGCGCTGATCGTCGAACGCTGGAGCGCCCGCAAGTGGATCTGCCGCATCATGCTCACCTGGGGCGCGATGGCCGCCCTCACCGCGCTGGTGACCAAGCCCTGGCATTTTTACGGCGTTCGCTTTCTGCTGGGCCTGGCCGAGGCGGGGTTCTTTCCAGGTGTGATCATCTATCTGACGCACTGGTTCCCGGCTCGAGACCGGACGCGCGCCCTGTCGTACTTCCTGGTCGCGACGCCTTTGGCCCAGATGATCAGCCCGAAGATCTCCAACGCGCTGCTGAAGATTGGGACAACGGAAACGGTCAACGGCGTGCTCGTCCATCATCCGCAGGTGTTGGGTATGTCGGGCTGGCAGTGGGTTTACGTGGCATGGGGTGTGCCCGCGATCGTGCTGGGGATCGTCGTGCTGTTTATGCTGACCGACCGCCCGCGCGACGCCAAGTGGCTCACCGCCGAGGAACGCGACGCGCTCGAAGGGGAGATCGAGAACGACCGCACCAAGGCCGCCAAGGGCAAGCGGATGACCTTCGGCGAAGCCCTGCGGAACCCCCGGGTAGTGCTGCTCGCGCTGGCGTATTTCTTCTGTGTCAGCGGGACCTACGGCATCGAGTACTTCCTGCCGAGCATCCTCGAGCGCTGGTATTCGCTGAAGATCGACGCCATCACCTGGCTCATAATTCTGCCGCCGGCATTGGCACTGGGCGGACAGTTGTTCGTCGGCTGGAGCAGCGACCGGTTGCGCGAGCGGCGGTTGCACGCGGTCTTGCCGATCATGCTTGGCGTCGCGGCGCTGGTCGCGGCGACGCTCAGCCGCGGCACGCTGTCGCTGACGATCGTCTGCTTCATGCTGGCATTCACGGGGATGAAGTCGTACCAGCCGGCGTTCTGGGCAATGCCGAGCCTATTCCTGACCAAGTCCGCCGCCGCCGGAAGCATCGGGTTGATCAATTCGGTCGGGAACCTGGGCGGATTCCTCGGGCCTACGGTCATTGGGTCGGTCGAGAAGTGGACTGGATCGTTCGAAGGCGGTCTGTACTACCTTTGTGTTTCGATGACGATCTCGGCGCTGATCCTGTTCTTCCTGGGCGTTGGCAAACGTGAAGCGGCTGCCTGAGGCGTTCGCGCCTGATCGCGTCCCACCCAAGTGTGGCGTCAAGCGTTTGATGGTACGTCCACCGGTTTGACACGCCCGGCACAGCGCATAGACTCCGCCCCGGCGCGGGGAGAACTGCCGTCGGCACTGCGCCGCCGCCGCTTCTCACGCCGGAACAACTGCAATCGCAAGGAGCGCCTTCCCCGGCGGCCGGATGTCCCGGTCTGCGGGTGCATGGGGCGAATCATCATGAGCCTGAGCATCGAATACATCCAGGGCCGTCAGATCCTCGATTCCCGCGGCAATCCGACGGTCGAAGTCGACGTCATTCTCGAAGACGGCACCATCGGCCGCGCTGCCGTCCCCTCGGGCGCCAGCACCGGCGAGCACGAAGCCTGCGAACTGCGCGACGGCGACAAGGCGTACCTGGGCAAGGGCGTCACCAAGGCCGTTGACAACGTCAACACCAAGATCGCCCCGGAGCTGATCGGCCTGGACCCGCGCGACCAGGAACACATCGACAACCTGATGATCGAGCTCGACGGCACGCCGAACAAGGCGAAGCTGGGCGCCAACGCGATCCTGGGCGTGTCACTGGCCGTCGCCAAGGCGGCTGCCGAAGCCTCGGG is part of the Humisphaera borealis genome and encodes:
- a CDS encoding MFS transporter codes for the protein MEQKPLPIQYQAADANLPTAMHVVDQEALGRARRKAYLRLLPLLFLCYVIAYVDRTNVSIAKLEMTKALPGFDNAVIGLGAGIFFLGYFLLEIPGALIVERWSARKWICRIMLTWGAMAALTALVTKPWHFYGVRFLLGLAEAGFFPGVIIYLTHWFPARDRTRALSYFLVATPLAQMISPKISNALLKIGTTETVNGVLVHHPQVLGMSGWQWVYVAWGVPAIVLGIVVLFMLTDRPRDAKWLTAEERDALEGEIENDRTKAAKGKRMTFGEALRNPRVVLLALAYFFCVSGTYGIEYFLPSILERWYSLKIDAITWLIILPPALALGGQLFVGWSSDRLRERRLHAVLPIMLGVAALVAATLSRGTLSLTIVCFMLAFTGMKSYQPAFWAMPSLFLTKSAAAGSIGLINSVGNLGGFLGPTVIGSVEKWTGSFEGGLYYLCVSMTISALILFFLGVGKREAAA
- a CDS encoding MFS transporter, translated to MPTDSRVSDPPVGGSSSLTAEALPLSQEPTQRASRFRWVVLVLVFLAITINYVDRMVIGLLAPDYLKQPKGPLSESEFGYIGTAFGLSYALGQVLSGRWLDRVGVRMGYAVALAAWSIASMLHAVARTAVGFGFMRSLLGLTESPAYPAATKTLAEWFPKKERALAMGVANAGANVGAVIAPIVVPLIALHFGWRSAFVVTGAVGLVWLLLWIPLYRRPEEHPRVNAAELAHINSDPPESTGKIRWASLITYRQSWAFMIGKAVTDPVWSFYLFWLPSFLKKNHNITGTDVILPMAVAYIMADVGSIAGGWLSSTLMHRGWGVNSARKVTLLTCALMVVPVIAAVYTTHLWVAVILVGTALAAHQGFSSNLYTLVSDMFPKRAVASVAGLGGMCGYLGFGLFSAVTGIILERNGQNYTPVFIVCGLAYLLAFAAIHLLAPKLEQAEFPEEPGFEVVPPPPR